CTGCCTGAACCATCACGAACTATATGAGGGCGTCTGTCCAACGCTAAACCGCCTATGGAGTCACAGGAAGAGAAATACTCCTTTATTGCACGCATGCCCGACCGCCCGGGCTCCCTCCAGCGTGCGGCAGAGATCATCAAGCGCTATGGCGGCAATATCAACCGGATCCAGTTCAGCCGGTGCATCGACCCCTCGACGGTCTTCTTTGAGGTCACGGCCCTGCCCCAGGACTATATCGCCGTGCAGTACGAACTCTCGGCCATCGGCTACCTCCAGACCGGCCTCCCCGCGATCAGTTTCCTCAAGTTCCACGCCCACCTCCCGCACACGCCGGGAGCGCTCTCGGACTTTCTCGCCCTGACGACAGAGGCCGGGGCGAACATCGCCCATATCGACTTCGACGACGCGGGAAAACACCCCGACCGCCTCACGGTCAGCCTCAGCCTCGAAGAGAGCGGGAAGGTCGAGGCCCTCCTCAACGCCCTGAAGTCGCGCTACCCCCTCGAGATCCTGGACTACGACACCACCGGCAACACCCTCGACGAGACGGTTTTTTACATCTGCTTTGCCCAGCGCCTCAGAACGATGATCGGGTCGGCCGAAGACCCCTTCCTCCTCACCCTCCTCCAGGAGATCAACCACATCGTCCAGGAACTGACAAACCGGGGCGAAGACCCCCTGCAGGTCTTTGCAAGCATCATCGAGGTCGGGGAGACGCTGAACCGGACCTCGGGCGAGGGTTTCTACGCCGACATCCAGAAAATCGAGGTCACGCCCGGGGTGACCCTCTTCTGCTTCCAGCTCCCCGGCGGCGGGAACATCTTCCTCTTCGAGACGCCGGACGAGGCGATGATGGTGGACACCGGCTACGGCATCTACTATCCCGACGTGATCGAGATGTTCCGCAACTACGGCATCGGCGACGGCACCAGACTGAAGCGGATCGTCATCACCCACGCCGACGCCGACCACTGCGGTGCCGGCGGGTTCTATGACATCCCGGCCTTCATGCACCGGGGGACCGAGGCGATCATCAGGAGCCAGAACCGCGCCACCGGGTCGCCGTCCGAGTCTTCCATCCTTGAAGCGGTCTACACCACGATCATCAATCTCTTCTCCAGGTTCAACCCGCCTGAGAACTACACTCTCTTCGACCGGCCTTCAGGGGAGAGGCGGGGGATCTTCCCGGTCCTCGGCCGCTTCTCGTTCGGGGGCCTGACCTTTGAGGTGCTGGAGGCCCTGGGCGGGCATATTCAGGGCCTGGTCTATCTCTTCTGCCCTGAGGCCGGTCTGCTCATGACCAGCGACACCGTGATCAACTTCGGCAGCCTCACCGAGGCGCGGAAGAAATACAACTCTCTTGCCGATTTCCTGGTCACCTCAGTCAACGTCGACTCCGGGGTGGCAAAGCAGGAGCGCCGCGCCCTCCAGGAGATTGCCGCCGGCGTGGACGCCGCCCTTGCCGGCACCGGCAGGCGCTGCCTGATCTGCGGCGGCCACGGTGCGGTCTCGGTGATCGAGGAAGGAACACTCGTCACATACGGCGAGATCGAGCACTACGCCCGCCGGGCGTAGAAAAAAAGTGATGGGAAAGATTATTTTTTCAGTTTTTCAATCTCTTCTTCGACTTCCTTTGCGCCTTCCTGGTAGAACTTCTCCTCTTCGGGGTAGAGTTCCTTCAGGAGCCTGAGGAACTCTCCGGCATGGACGAGTTCCTCCTCTGCGATGTCGTAGAGGACTTCCTTTGCGAGCTCGTTGTCGATCGACTCGGCGAGCTGCTGGTAGATCTGGACCGCTTCGTATTCAGCGGCGATCTGGAACCTGATTGCCCGCACAAGTTCCATGTCGGTCAGTTTCCTGCCATATGCGTTCCCGGAGAACGGGTTGGTAAATTCCGGCATAATAGATCCTCTATTCATGAGAATATCATAAATAGTTTCCCTCAGCAGCCACCGCCAGAGAGATATAGGGTGCGGTTTATCGGTATGCATGGCGCAGATATCTGCCGCCCTCGTCAATCAGCGTTTTCCGGCGATCAGCGGGCGGTCCCTCGCAGGAAATGAGGTGAAATTCCCGGACGATCTCTCCGGGAAGGTGACGCTCGTCGTCGTCGCCATGGAGCGCTCGGCGCAGCCGATGGTGGACTCCTGGATCTCCCCGTTCAGGGATGCCTTTGCAGGGCTGGAGGGGTATGCATGGTACGAAGTCCCGGTGATCGACCGGAAGATCGGGTTTTTTCTCTCGGGCATGATCGATGCGGGCATGCGGGCCGGCATCCCGCCTGCAGTGCATGGATCGGTGGTCACGGTCTACGGGAGCGCCCGCACCATCATGGACGCCCTGGGAATAGCAGACCATTCAACGGCATCGGCCTTCCTCCTCGACCAGCAGGGAATCGTGCGCCTGAGGGGCGAGGGGTATGCAGGGGAGGAGGCGATCAGGGCGATGCTCGCCGCGGCCCGCCGCCTTGCCGGAGAATAACCTTTAACATTCATGAACGGCATCCCTCTCCGGGGGAAGTATATGAAATGGTTACCCGTTTTCTGGGTCGTGCTGATCACCGTTGCACTCTGCGCCTCCGGGTGCACCGGGACCTCAGGACAGACCGTCGTGGTCGGGGGAAAGACGTTCAACGAGCAGTATATCCTTGCCGAGATGATCGCCCTCCTCCTCGAAGAGGAGGGGTATGCGGCCGAGGTGAAGGCGAACCTCAACGACGCCACCCTCTTTGAGGGGATAAAGAAGGGGCAGGTGGACGTCTATGTGGAGTACACCGGGACGGCGTATTCGCAGCTCCTCAAACTCCCGCCCATGACCGTCTGGGACCCTGACGAAGTCTATCTGAAGGTGGAAGAGGGGCTTGCCGGCGAGGCGATCACCGTCCTGTACGGGGTCGGGTTCAGAGACGACTACACCATCGCCGTCCCCGAGGCCTGGGCGGCTGAACTGAACGTGACGGCGATCTCCGACCTTGCGCCCCATGCAGCGGCGATGGACCTCGGGACCGACTACGTCTTTCCAGACCGCGAAGACGGCCTGCCGCAGCTGGGGCGGGTCTATAACTTCAGTTTCGGCAGGGTGCGGCAGATGTCCCCGACCCTGATGTACGAGGTGATCAAAAGCGGGGAGGTGGACGCGATCACGCCGTACACCACCGATACCAGGGTCGACCTCTACAACCTCAGGATCCTTGACGACGACCGCTCCGCCTTTCCGCCGTACCACGCCATCGTCGTGGCGAACGAGAAGATCGCCGGCGATCAGAAGGCGGTAGAGGCGCTCAGCGTCCTTTCAGAACGGATCGACTCCGGGACGATGCGTTCACTCAACTACCAGTTCGACGTTGAGAAAAAGGAGGCCCGCGATATCGCGCGCGGCTACCTCGTCTCTGAGGGGCTGATTGCCGGCTGATCTCCCCCCTTATGGCGACAGAACGGCTTTTTGACCGGATCAGTGCGATCGAACTCGCCGGGGTCACAAAACGCTACGGCGATGACGTCGCCGTGGACTGCCTCGACCTCAGGATCGAGGGGGGAGAACTGGTCATCCTGATCGGGGCGAGCGGGTCAGGGAAGACGACGACGCTGCGGATGATCAACCGGCTGATCGAGCCCGACGAGGGGCGGGTCACGATCAACGGCACCGATACGCGTGAGATCGATCCCGTCGCCCTCAGGCGGAACACGGGCTACGTGATCCAGCAGATCGGGCTCTTTCCCCATATGAGCGTCGGCGAGAACGTCGGCCTCGTCCCCACCATCGAGGGATGGGAGAGAGGCAGGATCAGGGCGCAGGTAGAACGCCTCCTCGACCTCGTCGACCTCCCCCCCGAGACCTATTACGCCCGCTTCCCGCGCGAGCTTTCCGGCGGCCAGCAGCAGCGGGTCGGCCTGGCGCGGGCCCTTGCGATGGACCCGCCCCTCCTCCTGATGGACGAACCGTTCGGCGCCCTTGATCCGATCCTCAGGAAACAGTTGCAGGACGAGTTTTCCAGGATCAAAGCCGACCTCGGCCGGACGATCGTCTTCGTCACCCATGACATCGACGAAGCCTTCAAGCTCGGAGACCGGATCGCGATCATGCACGATGCCAGACTGGTGCAGGTCGGCACCCCTGAAGACCTGATCTTCAACCCGGCTTCAGACGTCGTGGCGCATATGGTCGACGCCGACCGGAAGTTCAGACACATCGATACCCTCAGTGTCAGGGACCTGATGACGCCGGTCCTCAGGCGCCACCTCTTTCCCGCGGCGACCGGGGTGCACTCCGGTCTTGAGACGATGATGGCCTCTGACATCGGCGTGGCGATCGTCACGGACGGGGAGGAGGTGGTCGGGGCGGTGAGGCGGAGGGAGGCATATACCCGGCGGCACGAAGAACTCACGATGGGAGAGATTGCGGCGATGCCCCTCACCTTCTCCCCGCATGACGCCGGGTCGGCGGCGCTCGCCGAACTGAAGCACTCGGGGCACTCGTTCGGCCTGGTCGTCGACGATAAAAAGCCGGTCGGCCTGTTTCTCTCCGACGAAGTGCTGATGAGGCTGATCTGATGGACCTCTGGGCCGCCACCCTCGCCCTCTGGCAGCGCTACGATATCACCGCACGCACGGTCGAGCACCTCTCGATGTTTGCCTGGGCGCTCGCCCTCTCGGTCGTCATCGGGGTTGTCCTCGGCATGCTCCTGTACAGGCGGGAACACACCTCCGGGTACGTCTTTGCATCGCTCAACACCCTTGAGACATTCCCTGATCTCGCACTGCTCGCCCTCCTGATCCCGCTCGTGGGCATCGGCGCCGCTCCGACGGTTATCGCGTGCATCCTGTACTCAATCCTGCCCATCGCACGGAACGCCTACACCGGGCTTGCGAGCGTCAGCGCCGAACACCTCGAGGTCGCCGCGGCGCTCGGCCTGACCGAACGCGAGACGCTCCTGCGGGTCAGGGTGCCGCTCGCCCTCCCCCTCATCGCCGGAGGCGTACGGATCGCCGTCGTCTTCACGATGGGGATCGTCACCCTCGGCGGCCTGATCGGGGCCGGTGGGCTTGGCGTCCCGCTCCAGACCGGGATCTTCAACAACATCCCCGAGATCGTCCTCCTCGCAGGGCTCTGGGTGAGCCTCCTGGCCGTCGTCCTCGACGGTGCGGCAGGGCTGATAGAAAAGATGCTTCACCGGAGGTACGGCGGGTGGTAGCAAGCACGATCGTCCTCTCTGCCACCGCCCAGCACGTCCTTCTTGCGTACTCGGCCCTCCTCCTCTCGATCGCCATCGCCGTCCCCCTGGCCGTCGCCTCACTCCACTCCCGCCCGCTGGCATCGGCGGTCATGACCGCCGCAAACCTCGTCCAGGCAATACCGAGCCTTGCGGTCGTCGCTTTCGTGGTCCCCCTCCTCGGCATCGGGTATTACCCGGCACTCATCGTCCTCGTCTTCAGGGCCCTCCTCCCGATCGTCAAGAACACCTGGATCGGGCTTTCCACCGTCGATCGGGGGATGATCGCCGCCGCAGAGGGCATCGGCCTGACCGGGTGGCAGATCACACGGTATATCAGGTTTCCTCTCGCCTACCCGGCGATCTTCGCCGGGATCAGGTTTGCCGCGATCCTGACAAACAGCGTGGCGGTCTTAACGGCGATCATCGGGAGCGGCGGTCTTGGCGGCCTGATCCTCGAGGGGATTGCAGGGAGCAACGTCACAAAACTGCTCTCCGGGGCGGTGCCGGCGATCCTGATCGCCCTGACGGTGGACCGTGCCCTTTCAGTCATGGAGAGGCGCCTTGAAAAGAAAAAATGAGGTTACAGGTTTTTTAAGGCCACAATATCGACGACGCCGGTCAGCTTCCAGATGTTGGAGCGCTCTTCCGATGCGATCGACTCGATCCGGTCGCCGGGTTTGTGGCCCAGGGCTGCAAGGATATTCATCGAGAGGTTCTTTTCCTTGATCATGTTCACAAATTTCTCCCGGACGACCTTTTTCTGGATGGAGTCCTCCTCCTGCCTGAGATATCCCTGCATGGTTACAAATGTGTAACATGACAGGTCTTTTGTGTATTTTTCCACCTCAACCGAGACGTACGGACTTTTCCTGAAGAGCTCATTCTTTCTGCCGTACTTTGTGGAAAGGAAGTAGAGAAACCGGCCGTCGAAGACATAGAGGAACGGGGCGATGTAGGGATACTTGTCACCCTGAAAGGCGATCCGTGCGATATAGCCCTCGGCAATGAGTGTATCGTACTCCCCCTTTTCCATCTTTGGGATTTTGACAATCTCCATGTATGCTCTCCTGATCGCCTTTTCTGTTCATCCAATTAAATACCTTTTCATTTGTCCCTCAGTCTGTCACCTTCACACCCTTCCAGAAGGCCACATAATTACGAATTTCTCTGGCCGCCGGTTTGGGATCGGGATAATGCCATGCAGCGTCCCTGTTTTCCTGACCCTCCACGACAACGGTATAGTAGTGCGCCTCTCCCTTCCAGGTACATGTTGTCCGCGTGTGAGACTCCTTCAGATACTCAAATCGTACAGATTCCGGAGGGAAATAGACATTTCCCTCCACCATCCTCACATCCCCGCTCTCGGCGAGGACCTGTCCTTTCCATTCTGCTCTCGGCATCCTTCTTCCCAGTCTTCGCTCGACTCCTGAAATATTAAGGTTTTGCTCCTCCGTACTCGCCGCAATGCTATCCCGGTGACATCCCATTCTCACGAATAAAAGTGATGCGGTCTTAAAAAAAGTCCCGGATAATTTTAGATATATTTAAATAGTTTTTTAACAAAAGCCGGGATGCGTGATAGCAATGTCCGAAAAACACTTTAGTAGATCCACAGCCCTCCTCTCCGGGCTTTTTGTGCTTCTCGTTGCGATCGCCTGCATGGCAGGCTGTACTGGCTCCGACTCGGGCGCGACCCCAACGACCCAGGCCCCTACTCCGACCGCCGCAGGGGGCGCCCCCGCGAGCGTTTCGGTCTCCGCGGTCCACTACAGCGAGCTGATAAAATACCTCCCTTCGGCAACGGCCAACTGGGAAACTGGCGATAAAAACGGCGGGACGATGTCAAGCAGTGAAGGGGCATGGAGCTGGGCCGAGGTTACCTATACCCAGACGACAAACCCCGACACCACAGTGACCGTCGTCATTCAGGACACGGCCGGGATGACCGAGGGCTACTGGACGATCTGGGATACGGCGACGGTTGTCGACACGCCCGACTTCTCCTGGAAGTCGACGACTATCAAAGGCTATCCGGCATGGGAGTTTGCCGACAAGACCTCAGACGAGTACACTCTGTATGTCGGGATCAACGACCGGATCATGGTATTCATCGACGTTTCAAACGGCAAAAAGGACTATCTGACGGTTTTCGGCAACCTGATCGACTTCAACGGGCTTGCCGCCCTCACCTGAGTGCGGCCGAAACATTTCCTTTTTTTGTCCGTATCCCAATGGTTAATCCCACCTTTCGCAGGAGCCCATCCACTTCCCCTAATTATCAAACCGCAAGATCCTTGTACTTTCAGGAAAAACCTCTCCTGTGCCCTCCTCTGCTGACTTCATCGAAGGCTCCAACATCTCGATCGGCCATCTCGGGCTCGTTGCCGGTGCCTTCGACACCCTCGGCATCGCCCCGGTTATCGACCGTGCCATCCCCAAAACGCGGCAGCATCATCTCACCCATGGAGATATCGTCAAGGCCATGGTGCTCAACGGTCTCGGGTTCGTCGAACGGCGCCTCTATCTCTATCCGGCATTCTTCTCGGATATCGCCATTGAACGTCTTCTTGGCGAAGGCGTGACCACCGCGCATCTTAACGATGACGTCCTGGGCCGGACGCTCGACGCGATCGCCTTATTTGGCCCGACCGAACTCTTCAACCAAATCGTCGCGGAGTGCCTGCTTGCCAGCGATTACGGTACGCACTGCATCCACGTCGATACCACCGCGTTCAGCGTCAGCGGCGACTATGACGTTGATTTCGATTCCCGTGACATGAATATCACCTACGGCCGTCCAAAGGACGGCCGGTGGGACCTCAAACAGTTCGTTCTCGGGATGGCAACCGATCAGCATGGCATTCCCCTCTTCGTGCAGACGTTCTCCGGGAACGAGTCGGATAAGAAAACGCTGATGGCGATCATCACCCAGCTCACCGAAAACCTGCAGCATCCGGGCAAGGTCTACCATATCGCTGACGCAGCGTTCTATACCGCCGAGAATCTCACCACCCTCGGCACCCATACCTTCTGGATCAGTCGGGTTCCGGCGACCCTGAACGAGGTCAAGGAGCTTGTTGCCGCAGAGGACCTCGCCCTGCAGCCGTGCGCGGACGAGCGCTACCAATATGCGGAGCATACATCCGAATATGCCGGCATCCCTCAGAAGTGGGTGGTATATCACTCGGCACCGATGCAGGAACGGCAGGAGAAGACGTTTGAAAAACGGCTGGAAAAAGAGAAGAAACAGGCAGAAACGTCGCTGCGGAAACTCGGTGCACGGGAGTTCGCCTGCGAACCGGACGCCCGCATGGCCGCCGAGAAGTGGCTGCAGGAGCACCAACAATTCTGCTTCAGCTCTCTGGACATCAGGACGATCACCCGGAAGAAAGAGAAGAAACCGGGTAGGCCGAAGGCAGATGAGCCGGTGGAGTTGGCCTATACGGTCGTTGCAGAGATTGAGCACGACCCCCGTGCTGTTGAAGAGAAGCGGCAGAAACTCGGGAGGTTTATCCTGGCGACGAATGACCGGGATCTCTCTCCCGATGAACTCCTGACGAACTACAAGGAGCAGGGCGCGGTGGAGCGGGGGTTCCGGTTTCTCAAGGATCCCTCGTTCAGGGTGGCGGAGATCTTTCTGAAGAAGCCGTCCAGGATCCAGGCACTGGCGATGATCATGGTGCTCTGCCTGTTCATCTATGCGATGACAGAGTTTCGGCTGCGCAGGGAACTGCAGAACGCCAGCGAAACGGTGACCGGACAGACGAAGAAGCAGACCCAGAACCCAACCCTGAAATGGACCTTCTTCCTCTTTCGGGGAGTCAGGGAACTGAGGTTTGGGGCAATAGATGGGGTAAAAGTGCTTGTTACCAATATGACCCCGGAATTGTGGAAGATACTCCGGTTGCTTGGGAAGGAGTATGAAAATTACTACTCATGAAAAAAGTGGTGCGGAATGTGGGTTCGTGATCCTGTGCAGGCATGCATGAAACCTTCAACCTCCCCGGAAGAATGCTGTCCGAGAAGAGCAGAGCCCCCTTTCAGGTCACTGAAACGAGGGGCATACTACCCTGTGGAAGGAGAACTGCCGCCCCACGAGATTGCAAGGGCGGCTCACTTCGAGACGAGTCCGGGTATCGCAAGTTTGCGCTCCAGGAAGCCGAGGGCGATGGTGGCGATGCTGACCAGGGCCAGGTAGAAGAGGCCGATGACCGTGAAGGTCTCAAAGAAGGCGAAGTACTTCGCTGCAACGAGCTTGCCCGCCCCGGTGATCTCGATCACCGTGATCATGTAGGCGAGGGAGGAGTACTTGATCAGGTAGATGAACTCGTTTGAAATGCCGGGAATCGCCCGGCGGAGCGCCTGCGGGAGGATAATGTGCCGGATCGCCTGGGCACGGGTCATGCCGAGTGCCGAGGCGGCGATCATCTGCCCCTCCTTGATCGAGAGGAGGGCGCCCCTGATATATTCAGAGTTATAGGCCCCGTTGCAGAGGATAAAACCGAGAACGGCAGCGATAAACGGGGTGAAGACGATGCCAAGCGAGGGAAGGCCGAAGTAGATGATAAAGAGGAGGAGGAGCAGGGGGCAGCCCTTTATGAATATGACATAGAGCCTGCAGACCTGGGAGACCAGTCTGCCGCCGTAGGTCCGCCCGACGGCGATGGCAATACCCATGAGCAGACCAAAAGGTGCGGCGAGGGCGATCAGTTCCAGGGAGATGATCCCGCCTTTGATCAGGGGCGGGAGGAGGACTTCGGTAAAAAAAGATGCCTCAATCATTCTTTGTTCCGGAATCTCCGCTATATTCGGTGAATCTCCCCACGAATTTCCTCGTCCGCTCGAAGGCCGGGCTCGCCGGGATCTCCGAGGGCGGTCCTCTCTCCACGATCAGCCCGTGCTCCATGAACAGCACCTCGCTCGCCGCCGAAAGGGCAAACCCCATCTCGTGCGTCACCACCAGCATCGTCATCCCCTCGTTCGAGAGTTTCTTCATCACCTCGAGCACCTCGCGCGTCAGCTCGGGGTCGAGCGCAGAGGTCGGCTCGTCGAAGAGGATCACGTCAGGGTCCATCGCAAGCGCACGGGCGATCGAGACCCGCTGCGCCTGACCGCCGGAGAGTTCGGCAGGGTAATGGTCGGCCCAGTCCTCCATCCCGACCTGCCGCAACTCATACAGCGCCTTTTCACGGGCGGCCTTCGGATCCATCCGCTTCACCTTCAGCAGGGCGACCTCGACGTTCCGCACCGCCGTCAGGTGATCGAAGAGATAGAAGTTCTGGAAGACCATCCCCATGCGCTGCCGGAAATAATTGATACGGGAACCCGAGTTCGTCACCTCCTCACCGTGCAGGAAGACGCGGCCCTGGTCTGGCACCGTCAGCTGGTTGATGCACCGCAGGAGGGTGCTCTTCCCGGTGCCCGAGGGGCCGATGAACACCTTTGTCTCACCTTTGCGCACAGAAAAAGAGACACCGCGGAGCACCTCACGGTCGCCATACGCCTTGTGGATATCTTCGACCTGTACTATGTATTCATCTGATTCCATATACCTACAGAGCTCCTTTTCCGAATCCCGGGATATTAACCCTCTTTTCAATCCATGCAAAGATCCACACGCCACCGTAGTTGAGGAGGATGAAGATCGCCGCCGCCACAAGATAGATCGTCATCGGTTCGGCAGTGAGCGCCACGATCTGGTCGGCGCGCGTCAGGATCTCCATCACCCCGATCGCATAACAGACGGCCGAGTCGGTCAGCAGGATCGGGTACTCGTTCGACCATCCGGGCAGGGCGATCCGCATCGCCTGCGGCAGGACGATGCTGGTGATCGCCTGGGGCGTGCTCATCCCGAGGGAGCGGGCCGCCGTCATCTGCCCCTCGCCGATCGACTGGATCGCCCCCCTGAAGATCTGCGACTGGTAGGCGCCTGACCTCAACCCGAGCACGGTGACCGCCACGAGAAACGGGGGAACGTCAAGGCCGAGAAGAGGATAGATCCCGAAGTAAAATAAGAAAAGGAGAACGAGGTTCGGCAGGCCCCTGAAGATCCATACATAGATCGCGATGACACCTCTGACCGATCGCGGGCCATAGACCTGTGCCACGGCCATCGGCACGCCCATCAGGAGGCCGACAAGGAGAGAGACGACGACAAGCCCGAGGGTAATTCCTGCGCCCGACAACAGATAGGGTACAGCCTGGAATACAAGAGCGACCGTATCTGTCACCCGGTCTCACCACCCGGCCTGAGAGGAAAGGGCGCCCGTGATATGTCAGCAGGATTCACGTCTCAGTAAAATTGTGCATGATCATTGAAATAGATAGAGGGGAGGTCGTCAGGCGGCCTCGCACTCTATTCCATCTCGTATTTCTCTTTCAGTTCGTCCCATTTCTCGGAGGCCATCAGTTTGGTGAGCCCCTCGTTGATGTCGGCCAGAAGGGCGGTATCTTCCTTCCTGACGGCGACACCGTACTCCTCGCCGGTCGGGATGGTCCCGAGCACCTTTAAGGGCTTGCCCTCGATGGACGTCCTGATCACCGGCACATCGTACATCACGGCGTCGACCCGGCCGTTCTGGAGGTCGGTGAGCGCGAGCTGGATGTTTTTATAGACCTTTACGTTCTCTTCAGGGAGCTTGCCGGTGGCGACCAGGTTCTCCTCGATCCAGTCATAGGCGGTGCATCCGCTCTGGGTGCCCATGACGACCTTTCCGTCCTTCACATCGTCCAGGGTCAGGGTCGAGTCCTCGCGGACGGCGACAGACTGGTTGACGATCCAGTAGGTCATGGAGAAGTTCACCTGCTCGAGCCGCTCGGGCGTGATGGTCATGCCCGAATAGACCATGTCGATCTTCTTCTGGAGCAGGGACGGTATGATGCTGTCCCAGTCCATCGCCTGGACCTTCACTTCAAAGCCCTGCTCTGCGGCAATCCACTCGATCGACTCGACATCGAAGCCGGTGGCGACGCCTTTATCGTCGATCCATGAGTAGGGCGGATAGGCCCCGTCGATACCCACAATGTACAGGGGCTTTTCGGCAGGAGCGGTCGTGGTCGGCTCACCCGAGGGTGAACTACTGGTGCAGCCGGATATGGCGATGGCAAGAACCATGAGGCCGGTAAGCGCGGCAATAAGAATCCGTGAATTCATAAAAGATGGTTCTCCCTATGACACTATATAACTCTTGTCAAATGTCAGGAATATAGGGGTTCAAAGGAAATGAATAGTGATAAACATTAATCTGATCAGATCGACGGCACCTCCTCATCCATAGTGTTTTCTGAGGAATGCCCGCACGTTCTCCGACTCGATCCAGCCACGATCGAGTTCTGTTACAAGGGCGTCGATCAGCCCGGCGGCCTCCAGGATCTGTACGGACGATGCCGTCTCCTCAAGGGAGGCGAGCCCCACAATGACGGCGAGCGGGTTTCTGATATGATCGCCCAGTGTGGCGAACTGCTCGATATTATGCCCTATCTGTTGTAAGGCATTCTTTTTGAGAGATTCAAGCCGTTCTCTCTCGGAAATATCCCGGGAGATCGAGATGACGACCTGCTCGCCGTCCATGGAGAAGAGAGAGGAGTTGATC
Above is a window of Methanofollis tationis DNA encoding:
- a CDS encoding amino acid ABC transporter ATP-binding protein, which codes for MESDEYIVQVEDIHKAYGDREVLRGVSFSVRKGETKVFIGPSGTGKSTLLRCINQLTVPDQGRVFLHGEEVTNSGSRINYFRQRMGMVFQNFYLFDHLTAVRNVEVALLKVKRMDPKAAREKALYELRQVGMEDWADHYPAELSGGQAQRVSIARALAMDPDVILFDEPTSALDPELTREVLEVMKKLSNEGMTMLVVTHEMGFALSAASEVLFMEHGLIVERGPPSEIPASPAFERTRKFVGRFTEYSGDSGTKND
- a CDS encoding ABC transporter permease subunit, which gives rise to MTDTVALVFQAVPYLLSGAGITLGLVVVSLLVGLLMGVPMAVAQVYGPRSVRGVIAIYVWIFRGLPNLVLLFLFYFGIYPLLGLDVPPFLVAVTVLGLRSGAYQSQIFRGAIQSIGEGQMTAARSLGMSTPQAITSIVLPQAMRIALPGWSNEYPILLTDSAVCYAIGVMEILTRADQIVALTAEPMTIYLVAAAIFILLNYGGVWIFAWIEKRVNIPGFGKGAL
- a CDS encoding ABC transporter substrate-binding protein, with the translated sequence MNSRILIAALTGLMVLAIAISGCTSSSPSGEPTTTAPAEKPLYIVGIDGAYPPYSWIDDKGVATGFDVESIEWIAAEQGFEVKVQAMDWDSIIPSLLQKKIDMVYSGMTITPERLEQVNFSMTYWIVNQSVAVREDSTLTLDDVKDGKVVMGTQSGCTAYDWIEENLVATGKLPEENVKVYKNIQLALTDLQNGRVDAVMYDVPVIRTSIEGKPLKVLGTIPTGEEYGVAVRKEDTALLADINEGLTKLMASEKWDELKEKYEME